A genomic region of Mycolicibacterium poriferae contains the following coding sequences:
- a CDS encoding NAD(P)/FAD-dependent oxidoreductase: protein MSDSGLVVLGSGPAGVAAAEAYRDRRPDAPVRILSADRRRPYARPPLSKEFLRGKTDDIDLHPEQWFTERDIVLALESRVQGFDPQQRVVTVDGEPHGYDALIFATGSSPVPLPVPGGEHALQLRSLDDAERLRAAAESARSAVVIGAGFIGCEAAASLALRGLSVTLVAPDEAPQQKRLGIEAGRKLAGLVEASGARWLGGASVERLDESVVHLDSGETLEADLILAATGVRPNTELAGVAGVPMQDSRIVADEDLSTGVPQVYAAGDVALAFNTGAGRRLPIEHWQDAEDQGKVAGATAAGDDAAWSGVPGFWTTIGDTTVKYHAWGDGYQDSRMVEHGDGFTVWYEADGAVVAVLTCNADDDYDLGGELIQAGKPAPLR from the coding sequence ATGAGTGATTCCGGATTGGTCGTCCTCGGCAGCGGGCCCGCGGGAGTGGCCGCCGCCGAGGCGTACCGCGACCGCAGACCCGATGCACCCGTGCGGATTCTGAGCGCCGACCGGCGCCGTCCCTATGCCCGGCCGCCGCTGAGCAAGGAGTTCCTGCGCGGCAAGACCGATGACATCGACCTGCACCCGGAGCAGTGGTTCACCGAGCGCGACATCGTGCTGGCGCTGGAGTCCCGGGTGCAGGGCTTCGACCCGCAGCAGCGCGTCGTTACCGTCGACGGTGAGCCTCACGGCTACGACGCGCTGATCTTTGCGACCGGTTCGAGTCCGGTGCCGCTGCCGGTACCGGGCGGCGAACACGCCCTGCAGTTGCGGTCCCTCGACGACGCCGAGCGGCTGCGCGCCGCGGCCGAGTCCGCCCGCAGCGCCGTTGTCATCGGTGCGGGTTTCATCGGTTGTGAGGCCGCGGCGTCGCTGGCGCTGCGTGGGCTGTCGGTGACGCTGGTGGCTCCCGACGAGGCGCCGCAGCAGAAGCGGCTGGGCATCGAGGCCGGCCGCAAGCTGGCCGGGCTGGTGGAGGCGTCGGGGGCGCGCTGGCTGGGCGGCGCGAGCGTGGAGCGTCTCGACGAATCGGTCGTGCACCTCGACAGCGGCGAGACGCTCGAGGCCGACCTCATCCTGGCTGCCACCGGGGTCCGCCCGAACACGGAGCTCGCCGGCGTCGCGGGGGTCCCGATGCAGGATTCGCGCATCGTCGCCGACGAGGATCTGAGCACCGGGGTGCCTCAGGTGTACGCCGCCGGCGATGTGGCGTTGGCGTTCAACACCGGTGCGGGACGGCGGTTGCCGATCGAGCATTGGCAGGACGCCGAGGATCAGGGCAAGGTGGCCGGGGCGACGGCGGCCGGTGACGACGCCGCCTGGTCGGGCGTCCCGGGCTTCTGGACCACCATTGGGGACACCACCGTCAAGTACCACGCGTGGGGTGACGGTTATCAGGACAGCCGGATGGTCGAACACGGGGACGGGTTCACGGTCTGGTACGAGGCCGACGGCGCGGTCGTCGCGGTGTTGACGTGCAACGCCGACGACGACTACGACCTCGGCGGCGAGCTCATCCAGGCCGGCAAGCCCGCCCCGCTGCGCTAG
- a CDS encoding HAD family hydrolase, with amino-acid sequence MSAHPAVLFDVDGTLVDSNYLHVYAWQRAFHEADVPMETWRVHRSIGMDGTTLVKTLLEQFGQDPTDDLVTQLKDGHSEYYQRSASLLEPLPGARDLVRRVADMGLQAVLATSAPPDELELLRKVLDCDDVIAAITSAEDVDTAKPEPDIVRIALERAGVSAQQAVFVGDAVWDAEACARAQVPTIGLLSGGCGRDELRDAGAAEVFENPQELLANLAGSAIARLASRE; translated from the coding sequence ATGAGTGCCCACCCGGCGGTGCTGTTCGATGTGGACGGCACCTTGGTCGATTCGAACTACCTGCACGTCTACGCCTGGCAGCGCGCCTTCCACGAGGCGGACGTGCCGATGGAGACGTGGCGGGTGCACCGCAGCATCGGTATGGACGGCACCACGCTGGTGAAGACCCTGCTCGAGCAATTCGGCCAGGATCCGACCGACGACCTGGTCACGCAGCTCAAGGACGGCCACAGCGAGTACTACCAGCGCAGCGCGTCGCTGCTGGAACCGCTGCCCGGTGCCCGCGATCTGGTGCGCCGGGTCGCCGACATGGGCCTGCAGGCGGTGTTGGCCACCTCCGCCCCGCCCGACGAGCTCGAATTGCTGCGCAAGGTGCTCGACTGCGACGACGTGATCGCGGCGATCACCTCGGCCGAGGACGTCGACACCGCCAAACCCGAGCCGGACATCGTGCGGATCGCGCTGGAGCGTGCCGGGGTGAGCGCCCAGCAGGCCGTCTTCGTCGGCGACGCGGTGTGGGACGCCGAGGCGTGTGCCCGCGCCCAGGTGCCGACCATCGGATTGCTCAGCGGCGGGTGCGGGCGCGACGAACTGCGCGACGCGGGTGCTGCCGAGGTCTTCGAGAATCCGCAGGAGCTGCTGGCCAACCTGGCCGGTAGCGCTATCGCTCGGCTCGCCAGCCGGGAGTGA
- a CDS encoding cysteine hydrolase family protein, translated as MTNTAVLVIDMMNTYDHPDAERLAPNVEAIIDPLSKMVDRARDRDDVDLIYVNDNYGDFTAAPGDLVDDALNGQRPDLVRPVAPSKKSRFLTKVRHSAFYATPLDYLLGRLKTECVVLTGQVTEQCILYTALDAYIRHLEVIVPEDAVAHIYDDLGDAALQMMRRNMGARLVTTDDCLT; from the coding sequence ATGACGAACACCGCGGTGCTGGTCATCGACATGATGAACACCTATGACCACCCCGACGCAGAACGGTTGGCGCCCAACGTCGAAGCGATCATCGATCCACTGAGCAAGATGGTCGACCGGGCGCGCGACCGCGACGACGTGGACCTGATCTATGTCAACGACAACTACGGTGACTTCACCGCCGCGCCAGGCGATCTCGTGGACGACGCGCTCAACGGCCAACGCCCCGATCTGGTCCGTCCGGTCGCGCCGAGCAAGAAGTCCCGGTTCCTGACCAAGGTGCGGCACAGCGCCTTCTATGCAACGCCGTTGGACTACCTACTTGGCCGGCTCAAGACCGAGTGCGTGGTGCTGACGGGTCAGGTCACCGAGCAGTGCATCCTCTACACGGCTCTGGACGCCTATATCCGTCACCTCGAAGTGATCGTGCCTGAGGACGCGGTCGCGCACATCTACGACGATCTCGGCGACGCTGCGCTGCAGATGATGCGGCGCAACATGGGTGCCCGGCTTGTGACCACGGACGACTGCCTGACCTGA
- a CDS encoding hemerythrin domain-containing protein yields the protein MSAPSITKADDVIEYLVAQHETIKKLFVETLDAADVDTQRDAFTRLRTLLAVHETAEEMIVHPRVRRKISGGTEIVDERLAEEHDSKVALSELEGLEPQTSEFSKALIHLQAAVTEHAEHEETLEFPALRDGVDASELAKLAEAVRVAERIAPTHPHAGVESATLNFAVGPFVSMVDRARDALGHVLK from the coding sequence GTGTCTGCTCCCAGCATCACCAAGGCCGACGACGTCATCGAGTACCTGGTCGCCCAGCACGAGACCATCAAGAAGCTGTTCGTCGAAACCCTCGACGCCGCCGACGTCGACACCCAGCGCGACGCGTTCACCAGGTTGCGCACGCTGTTGGCCGTCCACGAAACCGCCGAAGAGATGATCGTGCATCCGCGCGTGCGTCGTAAGATCTCCGGCGGCACCGAGATCGTCGACGAGCGCCTGGCCGAGGAACACGACTCCAAGGTCGCGCTGAGTGAGCTCGAAGGTCTCGAGCCGCAGACCTCGGAGTTCAGCAAGGCGCTTATCCACCTTCAGGCTGCGGTCACCGAGCACGCCGAACACGAAGAGACGCTGGAGTTTCCGGCGCTTCGTGACGGTGTGGACGCCAGCGAGCTGGCCAAGCTGGCCGAGGCGGTTCGGGTCGCCGAGCGCATCGCCCCGACGCACCCGCACGCCGGGGTGGAGTCCGCGACGCTGAACTTCGCCGTCGGGCCGTTCGTGTCGATGGTGGACCGGGCGCGTGACGCGCTGGGCCACGTGCTGAAGTAG